The DNA segment TTTAAGGTTGCAAAAGACGAATTCGAATTTTACGAGGTGAGTTCGAAATGAACCTGGTGGATTCAAAATGGACAAGGTAATTTTGAACTCATTAATATGAGTTCAAAATGGAaacttatgaattcaaaattcaaagaattttttaactCAACCACTATGAAAATTGGCTTTATGTGTTCCTCATTCAATTAAGTTCAAAATGACCACTCATGAGTTCGAAATTCATAGGATTTTTCAATTCGACCACTATGAAAGCTTGCCTTATGTGATTCCACATTAAAGTGAGTTCAAAATGGCCACTTATGAGTTTGAAATTCATAGAATTTTTTAACTCGACCACTATGAAAGCTCTCCTTATGTGTTTCCACCCCAAGTTTGCTGATTTTTGAATTCCAAAAGCCTAAATACCCAACTTATTCTCCAAAGCCTTTGATTTAAGCAAGAGTTATCACAGATTTAAAAACTTGCATTGTGATGCATCAAAGTTGCAATGTTTTTCACTGAATAATTCAACTTATCGAAAAATAAGACAATGCAAATCATAAttgcaatatttgaaatctaTGTTTTCTTAATCACAAATTTGCAAACTAACTCACATGCCAAACATAGGAAACCTAAGGGTATAACCATGCAACAACATACCTTTAGAAGCTTTACCATCCTTGAAACATGTAAGGCTTACCTCTTTAGCTCCCTCGTAGGGTacacatacattttttttttaatcaacatGGCTTCAAAAATTTTGGCTACCACTCAAAATTTGGCTAGGCAATTATATTACAAACCTAatgctaagaaaataaaataaaataagaataaactACCTTATCTTACTTACAGGAGATTAGAGAAAGACTTCATCCATTTGGAATCTTTCCATCAACAAGATGGAGAGTTTCCTCGTGTGGCCATACTCGCTCTCTAAGGGACTTGAAGTAATGATCTTTCACCTTAAACTTATGGCCAATTTTGGGATTGAGTATAGTGATGGGGCCAAAAATAGGAACTTGCATCTTGCTTAGCTTGAACTTTCTCCTCTTGTTCCTTTTGCCATGATGGAATTTCAACTTATCTCTTGCTTTTCTCCATCTCTCATATAGTTCTTCTTCCAAAACACCTAAGTTCATCTTCCCATTCATTCCATATTTTTTACATTCGTTGGGAATTTTCAACAACTTTCTACTTTGCACTACTTCAATTGATGAAGTTGAATTAACCATTGGTTCCATATTTTGCAAGATATGGTTAGTGAGCCTTTAGTTGAGACTTTTTATTTGGTATACTTCTTCACTCTCTTCTTTCTCATGATTAATTTGTTGATGACTCAAATTGAATACATTCAATTCTAATGTCATATTGCCAAAAGAAAGTTGCATTACCTCATTTCGACAATTGATAAGGGTATTCACTGTTGCTAGAAAGGGTCTTCCAAGAATGATAGGTACATATGTTAGTCCCTTGTGTAATGGCTTAGTGTCTAGTACCACGAAATCCATAGGATAATAGAACTTGTCAACTTGTAGTAACACATCCTTTACTATTCCTCTAGGTACTTTGATAGATTGATAAGCCTAAGACAAAGTCATAGTAGTGGACTTGAGCTCTCCTAACCCTAGTTGCTTGTAAATGGAGTATGGTAGGAGATTCACACTAGCTCCCAAATCAATGTATCCCCTATTTGCATTAAAACGGTAGGGCACCTTGGATTTTTGTATTTCACTAGAGCTTTATTCTCAATGATTGCACTTACTTGTTCAGTAAGGAATGTCTTCTTACTTAACTTAATATTTCTCTTTATTGTGCATAAGTCCTTAAGGAACTTTGCATAACCAGGAACTTGCTATATCATATCTAGGAGAGGGATATTTATCTTAACTTGCTTCAACATTTCCAATATTTCAAAGGTCTTGTCTCCTACTCTCTATTTTTTATGTGTTGTGGGAAATGGCAAAGATAAGcaaatttatcattttccttactCAAAATGGTTTCTTCAAGTTTCTTTGATTCTTTTTCAAGTTCCATCTTTTTTCCCAAGTTTGGACCATTCTCTTTGGTGCCATTGTCTTCAACCATTGGATTTCTAggtcatttcatttcattttccaCTTCTAAGTGTAATCAATGCCTTGCATTCTTCATTCCTTACTTCTGAAATATCACATATGCCTCTCGAATTTTGTTATGGCTGAGCAAATAACTTACCTTTCTCTTGAGATGTGCTTGTAGTGATTTGATTGAGAGTGGCTTGAATATTTGAGATTTCTTATGATGTTTGAGCATTAATCCTCTATTGATCCTCATTAATCTTATCTTAGTGTTGGATGAACTGCTTCATCATGTTTTCCAAGCTtgatatagatggtaaaatcTGTCATTGCTGTTGAAAACCTTGAGATAGTATTCCTTGAGGTGCAAATCTTTGTTGTCCATTAGCTTGGTAACCTTGATACTGATTGCCTGGATGTTGGAACTGGTCATTATTGTTACCTCCCCATGAtatatttgaatgatttttcCAACCCAAATTGTAAGTGTTAGAGTATGGAGAGTTATGCATTGGTCATCTATAGGTTCCAATAGCATTAGCCTACTCAGAGAACATGTCTTGTACTACAGGTAATGTAGGGCAGAAATGCACATCATGTTCCATAGACTTACATATCAAGCAAGGTTGCATTGTTCCCTCATTAGCCATATTATCCTCTTGAACTTTCTTAGTTTCCAAATCATCTAACCTCCTTATAATAGTGGCAATCTTTGCTTGGACATCTAAACCCTTTGGTAAGCTCTTGCCCTATTCACTATTCTATTTCTAGGCGCTTGATGATTGGTTCTTCCCAACTTCTAGATACCTCGGCAACATaatcaaggaattgaaatgctcattagggtttttattcatgaaatctcTTCCACACATAGTCTCGAGAAGTTGTTTCATTGGTGGTGACATGCCTTCATATAAATACGATAGTAACATCCAGTTGTCAAATTCATGATGGGGGTATGTTGCAACTATCTCTCTAAATCTTTCCCAACAAGcaaaaaatttctcatcctccatggttttgaaatttaacATCTCCTTTTTCAGTGCACTAGTCCTATGGGTTAGAAAGAACTTTTGCTAGAATACTAACTGTAGATCACCCAAATTTATGATACTATAAGGTTTAAGACTCTTTAATCAAGCCTTAGCTTTATCCTTCAATGACAAGGGGAATAACTTCATGCGGAAGATCTTCACAAGAATGTTGGCTtcttgaaaaattgaaatgatgtcctcaaattccttgatgtgagaGTATGGGTTTTCATTTTCTGTGCCTCTAAAAATGGGTAATTGAGATACCACTTGAGGCTGAATGGTGACATGATCCTGATCTGAAGGTAGCAGAAAACATGATGATGTGCTTAAATTAGGAGGATTTACAAACGTTTTCATAGTTCTTTGGTCCTATATAGGTGGTCGTGGTATGTTGTTGTTGTCGTTGGACTCTTCAATGTCCTTTATATTAGATTGAGATTCCTCAATTGTTCTTTGAAGTCTACCTGAAAGATCTCTTTCCCAACCAAGCTtaaaatagagaagaaatatatacaaagaaatacaaaattaaacaaactaAAACAAAGCAATGCATTGTATCCTAGTTATGATGGTTGCCAATCCCCGACAACGACGCCAATTTCTTGATCGATCTTCCGTGTTGTCCAAAATACTAAGTCTTTTTACGTAGCAACTCCAGTTAAgaaaaaactagagaaaaagtCACAACAACTTTTGTAGTACTCCGGGTATCATCCACAGGAATTGacttatggaaattgtcaatactagaataaatgaattgattTCGTTtgaatcctaaagtgaaaaacaatctAGGAATTATCTTTTATGAAATGAGATTAAATGaatgaaactaaattaataacaaaatgaatatttatttttaattccatctATTCAAGTTTGAGACTTTCCACAATCTAACTTAAGGTATAGAAATAGAGAGAACAAGGgtttcttaaataaaatgatcttagggttttgggatctttGGCCGCTCGCGGTCaacttgagttctataactcaaaattgcatctgaaacctaagttttccttttttaaacagattcttaaaaccattaaatgaatgagattgattattggtttaagatttggctttttaacccttcctactccttataacTTTGTTTTAGGGCAAATAACGATAAGGAAGACtgagataactaatgatcaagagttaccaagaatcactagtatcaagtaataacctaccatatcattccctaaactaactcataaggataggataaaagaaattgataaattttcacctaaccaataattaatttcattgttataataatttacccattatTTCCCTTTAGATTTAAccctaggttttcatgcttcaagccccaagttggctttttagcctctcatggggatgatgtcacattcacaattcataatagggtaaaaatccataacttgaataaaaagaaactaaaaacaatatatttaataaagaagaaaagaaaacaaaccaaagttctcgtcttcttccgcACAAAATGTCAAACTCTCGAAAAAGATCCAAGATCCAGATTCTTCTCCCCAAAACCTAAAaataagagagtttatatagagTCATCAAtgacctaacatgtggcaccctctcattggccacttactACAAGGAAAAgtaataaataacctaaaagaGCTTCAAAATTACAAGTTCTAATTAAGTACAAAGAGTTTTGAATTGGATAGTGGCCTTTGGAACTCGTTTCAACATGTCTTGGGGCTTAAACTTGATCACCCATGGCTGAGTTCAAAATTTAGGtgagttcaaaatcaattttgaactcATAAGTGGAAGAGAAAAGCTCAGTTCAAAAATCAGCATAATGAGTTCGAAATTCATAAGGAATTTCGAACTTACCCACTGCCCATGCAAAAACTCCTTCTTTTCAGTTCAAAATGTGTGCCTCTTACTTGAAACAAGTAATAGGATTTGAACTTAGCCTTTTCCAAAAGTTTCCTTGCATTCCTTTGGGTTTTAAATGGCTAAAAACCATTTCGAACTCAAGTTGTCAATTTCGAACTCATTTTTCCTCTCTGACCAGTTTTCTTCAAATGCACATAACTTCCTtttttcaactctgatttgcacaccgtttgaagaattgggtTGCTGACTTCTAgagcttcgaaatgacataCAGTTTGCCTAAAATGGACTTCGAGAAAGTGTTCCAAATCTTACCTTAAATTCAGAGTACATGTTGCCACCaaattttgagttccaaatttctATGCAAACTTaatgaatcttgcttcatgccttattgtccatgagtcttgactcactcaATTTCTCATTTAAtctcttaatatttaaaaatctaatattttttcaacttgtgccattttcttcccttaaacCTAATAtatatcttcaaaataaaagttaaacccatggctagggccttagcatcaaTTTGGGTGAATTAAGATGATTTGAGTGCCTTATAGTGCATAAATCACTTTGAATATATGTCATTAGGGcgcatattttggctccaatcaccCACTATTTCTATTTCTCATGTAAAACAACTTAGTAAGTTTTTTGGCTCTCCTTGTCAGTAAACATTACATATTCATTAGGAGGATATCTTGTAGAAGGCTGACACTCTCTTGTAGATCTTCTCAATGAAATCTCAATTAGTGATGATGGAGATGCTTGCTCTACTTGTTCAGTTGGCTCAACATCATCAACTGTAGGGACTTCATCATTGACACTCTCACCATGTTCTTGTTCAACTATAAGAGCTTCATCATTGACATTCTCACCATGTGCTTCTTGTGCAACTCTCCCATGATCATCTTGTAAAACAGATGGAGGAATTGGATCCACACGAATGGGAATATTAATAGAGGATTTAGgcttttcaattttatcaatatcATCAAGTAATTGATCTTCAAGAAACACCACATCTCTGCTTTTGATTAACTTTTTATTCATTGGATCCTATAACCAGTACCCAAACTCTTTATGACCATACCCCAAGAAAATACATGGTTTTGCCTTGACATCAAGCTGAGACCTCTCATCTTTGGGAACATAAACAAATGCTCTACAACTAAATACTCTCAGGTGGTCATATGAGACATCTTTCACTGTTCATATTCTCTTAGGTACATCACCTTTCAAAGAAACTGAAGGAAAAAGGTTTATCAAATCAACTATTGTTCTCATAACCTTCCCCCAAAAGGACTTAGGTAGCTTGGAATGAGAAACCATACACCTAATCCTTTATTCAATGGTTCTATTCATTCTTTATGCTACACCATTCTCCTAAGAGGTCTTAGGTACAATTTTCTTAAGCTTAATGCCATGAAGTTTGTAGTAGCTTTGAAATGGATCCCTATATTCACCACCATTATCTGCTCTGATGGCCTTCaacttttttcttgtttctctTTCTATTATGGAATGGAGTTCTTTGAAGACATCTAGCACCTAGTCTTTAGTTTTCAAAGCAAAAGCCTAAACTTTTCTTAAATggtcatcaataaaagtcacAAAATAAAGTGTACCACCAACAGTTCTAGTTTGCATAGTACAGACATCAATgtaaattaaatcaataatatttgGCCTTCTAGATGGGAAATATGTGTGAAATGCAACTCTATGTGTTTTTCCAACTAAACAATGACCATAAGTTTTAAGAGGCATACCTTGAAAATTTGGCAAGAATTGTTTTCTAGCAAGAGTTTGAAGTCCTTTCTCATTGATGTGACCAAGCCTCCTATGCCAAAGTTCAATACTTGCATCTTTCTAAACAACATTGATCTCTTTTTTGTGTAGTTTAGCTTCTATGTCATAGAGAGTGTTCAATTTCTTTCCCTTTGCCACTATTAGAGAACCTTTggtgagcttccatttgctttcagcaaaaaagTTTGTGAATCCCTCATCATCAAGTCTGCCTGTGGATATCAAGTTGAGGCGAATATCTGGAACATGCATAACATCCTTGAGTACTAGTTTATTCCCAATACCAGTCTCTAAGCAAATATCTCCAATACCCACAATCTTGGATGCACCACTATTTCCCATTTTGACATTACCAAAATCACCAATTTtgtaagaaatgaaaaatcactATGGGAAGTAACATGGAATAAAGCACCATAATCAATCACCCAGTTACTATCTTAGGATACAAGACTGACACAACCATCATCACAAACAATCACAATATCACCTTCAGGGCTATTATATTAGTCTCTTagttatttttcttccattcaTTCTATTCTCTTTTCAAAATCCTACACTCTTTCTTCATGTGGCCAAGCTTATTATAGTGATAACACTTGATATTTTTTCTGGATTTAGATCTTCCTCTTGAACCATGGGAATTTCTACTTTAACTTCTTCCAcatctttcttgtttttcatgCCTATCTTGTTTTTCAGTCACAAGTACTCTAGAAGAAGATTCACCTTTTCCCTTTCTTCTAGCCTCTTCATTCAACAAACTATCTTTAACTATCTCCATAGTTAGAATCCTATTTGGAGTGGAATTACTAATTGTTACCACCAATGTCCTCCAACTATCAAGCAAGGAGCTAAGAAGTAATGATGTTTCCATCTCATCATCAATGTTCATTTTCATGGGAACCAACTTATTCATTATACCCTGAAACGAACTGATATGCTCAACCAAATTACTCCCATCTATGTATTTCAAATTGACAAGTCTTCTAATCAGAATAGTTTTGTTTCCTGATGTTTTCTTCGTGAAGAGGTTTTCATGCTTTTTCCAAACAACATCAGCTTTGGTTTCATTAGAAATCTACTCATGTAGATTTATATCCATCCACCGTCTAATATAAGCAATGACTTTTCTGTGTTGGACATCCCAATTTTCATTATCCATATCAGATGGTTTTTCTTTCAGTCTAACAGGCATGTATAAATCTTTACAACAGAGCAAATGTTCCATCATACACTTCCAAGTGGAATAATTTGATGAGTTCAATTTTATCATGCCATCTAATTCATCCATTTTAACACACAAGTAAATAACTCCAAACAACTTAATGCTCTAATACCAGTCTGTTGGGAAAAACtagaaaaacaaacataacaaataattattttcccttctttgtgtgcctaaaataagattttcatcaaatatctaacaagagaaataaaataaatatcaacgAAAGCACCAAAAGCAATAAAATAATCCAAGAGAACGCTAAGAATTTTTACATGGAAACCCAATGCAGGAAAAAACCATGGGACCGAAGTCAAACTTCCACTatcaccaataataataatgggttcACAATAATTCTCTTTAGAATAACTAGATGCTCATAACAACATCAAGAATAGGATTTCTTGGCTAACCAACATCTATATCATCATCTACTAGATGGAGTGGGTTTTTCAAGAAAGCACCATAGGGAGGATAAATCAATATCTGAACCGTTGAATTTGTAGAGCTTGTTGCAAGGATTCACCATATGAAATTTGAGCCAAAATGGACAAAGTTTGCCCTTTGATTTTCAATCAAATGCACCAAAAACCCTacctttctttctcattttcttttttcaaaactccTCACTACATCATTTTTTACATTttgccactttttttttcttttttttttttggtttaatttccTTTGGCCTGTAACTGAATCAAGGTATTTCTCAATTCCTTGTATCTTTATTAGATGAATAATACTTGTTTATATATACAATTGAGAGTCCTGAATTAGGAAGGTATTATCCCTAAGGAAACAACCAAATTATGGTATGTACAGATATATACagctaacactccccctcaagctggagcatagaTGTTGATCATGCCCAGCTTGTTACAAAAGTACTCAACTCGAGTTCCATTTAGagcttttgtaaaaatatccccAAGTTGCTCTCCAGTCTTCACATAGCTAGTAGAGACTAGATTTTCCTCAATCTTTTCACGAATGAAGTGACAATCGACCTCAATGTGTTTGGTTCTTTCATGATAGACTGGGTTCGCAGCAATATGAAGAGCGGCTTGATTGTCACACCAAAGCTTTGCTGGCATTGTGCACTTCATTCCCACTTCACATAGGAGTTGATGTATCCATATGATTTCACAAGTAGCCTGTGCCATGGCCCTATACTCAGATTCTGCACTCGAACGGGATACAAcactctgcttcttacttttccaagcCACTAGATTCCCACCAAAGAACACACAATAACCTGTAGTGGATCTTctatcaaacttagaacctgcccaatctgcattAGAAAAACACTCAATGCGAGTGTGTCCCTGACTATTATATAGTATGCCTAGACCAGGAGCCTTCTTTAGATAGCACAAAATTTGCTCTAAAGCCGCCCAATGCTTTATTGTAGGCGCAGATGTGAactgactaacaacacttactgCATATGCAATATCTGGTCACGTCACGGTGAGATAATTCAGCTTCCCAACCACTCTCCGATACCTTTCAAGGTTGTAGAAGGGATCTCCATCATCTGGCATAAGTTGTACATTAGGAACCATCGGGGTAGTACATGGCTTTGCTTCTATCTTACCGGTCTCTTTAAGCAGATCAAGCACATACTTCCTCTGTGATAAGAACATCCCTTTCTTGCTCCTTGACACTTCTATTCCCAGGAAATACTTCAGTTCACCCAAGTCCTTTATATGAAACTTGGAATGCATGAATGTCTTAAGATCAGAGATTCCTGCATGATCATTTCCTGTAATAActatatcatcgacatagaccaCAAGAAGTATGATACCAGCAGCTGATTTCTTGTAGAAAACGGAGTGATCTTTCTCGCTCTTGTTCATGCCAAATGCTTGAATCTCCTTACTGAATTTTCCAAACCAAGCACGGGGACTCTGCTTCAATCCATAGAGAGCTTTTTTCAGACGACAAACCTTCCCATACTCCCCCTAAGCAACAAacccaggaggttgctccagaTAGACCTCTTCCTctagatcaccatgaagaaaatcattCTTGATGTCTAACTGATGTATCATCCACTATTGGGAAGCAGCAATAGAAATAAATAGTCGAACTGAATTGAGTTTGGCAACTGGAGAGAAAGTATCAGAATAGTCTGCTCCATATGTCTGAGCATATCCTCTAGCTACAAGCCTGGCTTTCAGTCGTGCCACAGAGCCATCAGGATTAACTTTTACCGCAAAGACCCACTTGCAGCCAACAACTTTCTTTCCTTGAGGCAAATCAACAAGTTTCCATGTATGATTATCCTCCAATGCATAGATTTCTTCAAGCATTGCATTCTTCCAACCAGGATGATTCAGGGCCTCTGTAACAgttttaagtactaaaatagaATCTATAGAGGATACAAGGACACTTGAGGAAGATGACAGGTGATCATAAGACACAAAGTTAGCAATGGAATAGATAGATTTGCAGTGTCGTTTACCTTTCCGAAGACTAATAGGAAGGTCGAGATCACTGGAAGGATCAGATGACGAAGGAGCTGGTGCAGGACATATATCGGTTGTCACTGGGCGCCGAGAGTACACCTGAACAATTGGTGGTTTTTCTGGAGCAGGAGGAATATTAACAACAGGACCCAAATGAGCAAGAGATGCATCAGAATCAACCACACTTGATTGCCCAACAGTTGGTCTTGAATTAACCACTTGATACACAAGCCATTCTTCATCCTTCTCACTTACAGAACTTGTGGGTGAAGAGAAAAAGGATGTGTCTTCTGAAAACACAACATCCGTTGATACTAGATACTTATTGAGATCAGACGAGAAACATCTATAGCCCTTTTGTAGTCTTGAGTACCCCAAGAAAACATACTGTAACGccttaggatcaagtttagtaaCAAAAGGCCTTGTATCTCTAACATAGCATGTACATCCAAAAATTCTTGGTTCAAGTGGAAAAAGGGATTTCTGTGGATGTATTACTTTGTACGGAATATCACCTTTAAGCACTACAGTGGGCATATGGTTGATCAGAAAGCAAGCTGTGGAAACTGCATCAACCCAAAACTGTTTCGGAACCTTCATCTGGAATATGAGGGCACGAGTTGTCTCAAGTAAATGCCTGTTTTTTCTTTCAGCAACCCCATTTTGAGAAGGAGTATCAACACAAGATgtttgatgaagaatcccattgtGACTCATGTAATTCTGAA comes from the Vitis vinifera cultivar Pinot Noir 40024 chromosome 12, ASM3070453v1 genome and includes:
- the LOC109122037 gene encoding LOW QUALITY PROTEIN: retrovirus-related Pol polyprotein from transposon RE2 (The sequence of the model RefSeq protein was modified relative to this genomic sequence to represent the inferred CDS: inserted 1 base in 1 codon; substituted 5 bases at 5 genomic stop codons), with the translated sequence MEESKNSVADIVPIVSKITEHKLNGSNYIEWSKTIKIYLRSVAKDDHLTEEPPNDHTRKLWMQDDARLFLQMKNSINSDIVGLLSHCEFVKELMDYLDVLYSGKXNVSRMYDVWNAFHCPEKGAKSLTAYFMDFKKVYEELNALMPFSPDVRVQQAQREQMVVMSFLSGLPSKFETTKSQILSGSNIGSLQEVFSRVLRTENVSSSXHTNVLVAKGENAENARRVNNRGGNRAFENRGNDSSTIVCFYCHEAGHTKKNYRKLQNRNRRIQTANVATSDTATFSDSSDKIVTMTAEEFSKYSQYQDALKASTPVSALAESGKTCLVSSSNKWIIDSSATNHMTGNHKXFSTFRTHSAPPVTVADGSTYEIKGSGTMKPTSSITLSFVLNLPNLAFNLISVSKLTKNLNCSVSFFPDHCVFQDLMMKRTFGKGHVSDGLYILDEWVPRPVACVSTASPVEAHCRLGHPSLPVLKKLCPQFDTLPSLDCESCHFAKHHRSSLGPRLNKRAESLFELVHSDVWGPCPITSQTGFRYFVTFVDDFSRMTWIYFMKNRSEVFSHFCAFSAEIKTQYDVSVKILRSDNGKEYVSNSFQNYMSHNGILHQTSCVDTPSQNGVAERKNRHLLETTRALIFQMKVPKQFWVDAVSTACFLINHMPTVVLKGDIPYKVIHPQKSLFPLEPRIFGCTCYVRDTRPFVTKLDPKALQYVFLGYSRLQKGYRCFSSDLNKYLVSTDVVFSEDTSFFSSPTSSVSEKDEEWLVYQVVNSRPTVGQSSVVDSDASLAHLGPVVNIPPAPEKPPIVQVYSRRPVTTDICPAPAPSSSDPSSDLDLPISLRKGKRHCKSIYSIANFVSYDHLSSSSSVLVSSIDSILVLKTVTEALNHPGWKNAMLEEIYALEDNHTWKLVDLPQGKKVVGCKWVFAVKVNPDGSVARLKARLVARGYAQTYGADYSDTFSPVAKLNSVRLFISIAASQXWMIHQLDIKNDFLHGDLEEEVYLEQPPGFVAXGEYGKVCRLKKALYGLKQSPRAWFGKFSKEIQAFGMNKSEKDHSVFYKKSAAGIILLVVYVDDIVITGNDHAGISDLKTFMHSKFHIKDLGELKYFLGIEVSRSKKGMFLSQRKYVLDLLKETGKIEAKPCTTPMVPNVQLMPDDGDPFYNLERYRRVVGKLNYLTVTXPDIAYAVSVVSQFTSAPTIKHWAALEQILCYLKKAPGLGILYNSQGHTRIECFSNADWAGSKFDRRSTTGYCVFFGGNLVAWKSKKQSVVSRSSAESEYRAMAQATCEIIWIHQLLCEVGMKCTMPAKLWCDNQAALHIAANPVYHERTKHIEVDCHFIREKIEENLVSTSYVKTGEQLGDIFTKALNGTRVEYFCNKLGMINIYAPA